In Apium graveolens cultivar Ventura unplaced genomic scaffold, ASM990537v1 ctg5471, whole genome shotgun sequence, a genomic segment contains:
- the LOC141702676 gene encoding secreted RxLR effector protein 161-like — translation MDKAVDASEFKSIVGGLWYLVHTRPDISYAVGIVSRYMERPTVLHMNAVKRILRYIKGTLDFGLVYSRKSGNHLLSGFSDSNFAGSSEDRKSTAGVVFNLIESVITWVSQKQYYVALSTYEAEFMAENATACQGILLKNLLSSITSENTGPVVLYVDNRSAIYLAKNPVFHGRSKHIDVRYHFIRECIECGDTVIKFVSSVEQRRHTDESNGHNYV, via the coding sequence ATGGACAAGGCTGTTGATGCTTCAGAATTTAAGAGCATTGTTGGGGGTTTGTGGTATCTGGTACATACAAGACCGGATATCTCATATGCGGTTGGAATTGTGAGCAGATACATGGAAAGACCAACAGTTTTACACATGAATGCTGTCAAACGAATATTACGATATATAAAAGGGACGCTAGACTTTGGACTTGTTTATTCGAGAAAGTCTGGGAACCATTTGCTATCAGGTTTTAGTGACAGTAATTTTGCAGGAAGTTCCGAAGATAGGAAAAGTACAGCTGGGGTGGTTTTCAACTTGATTGAAAGTGTGATCACCTGGGTGTCACAAAAGCAATATTATGTTGCGTTGTCTACTTACGAAGCAGAATTTATGGCGGAAAATGCAACAGCTTGTCAGGGCATTTTGCTGAAGAATTTATTGAGTTCCATAACAAGTGAGAACACAGGTCCAGTGGTGTTATATGTTGACAACCGGTCTGCCATATATCTAGCCAAAAATCCAGTATTTCATGGGAGAAGTAAGCACATAGACGTGCGTTACCATTTCATCCGAGAATGCATTGAGTGTGGTGACACTGTGATTAAGTTCGTGAGTTCCGTAGAGCAGCGCAGACATACTGATGAAAGCAATGGCCACAACTATGTTTGA
- the LOC141702677 gene encoding uncharacterized protein LOC141702677, translated as MVANRMKSAKVKILRAEFESVIMKETDEMEDFYIKLSGIVTYIRMLGEDMAESNVVKKLLRVIPSKFVQIASTIEQFGDMETISLEEVVGRLKAHEERVRAQIENTSQQLLLTQEDWLKRSNKNGDSSNHQRRCGVFDRRGRGHG; from the coding sequence ATGGTTGCAAATCGTATGAAATCTGCAAAGGTGAAGATATTAAGAGCGGAGTTTGAGTCTGTGATAATGAAGGAAACTGACGAAATGGAGGATTTTTACATAAAGCTATCTGGCATTGTAACATATATACGCATGTTAGGTGAAGACATGGCAGAGTCCAACGTAGTGAAGAAACTACTAAGGGTTATACCGTCGAAGTTTGTTCAGATTGCATCTACGATTGAGCAATTCGGAGACATGGAAACAATTTCTTTGGAAGAAGTAGTGGGTCGACTGAAGGCCCATGAAGAAAGGGTGAGAGCACAAATTGAGAACACGAGCCAACAACTTCTTTTAACACAGGAGGATTGGTTGAAAAGGTCTAACAAGAATGGTGATTCATCAAACCATCAAAGGAGATGTGGTGTTTTTGATAGACGAGGACGTGGTCATGGATAA